In the Trichoderma atroviride chromosome 4, complete sequence genome, GGAGGACTCGGGCTAAAGACAGGCCAGCAATACCAGCTCCAATAATAATGACGGGACTCTTCGCAGCCATTTTTCTCGCTAAATGTTAtgaagagatgatgggatGATGAAGTTGGAAGAGGTGTATATATAGCTTGCAGAGAGGACCTGGCTTTTTATAGGCAATCATGCTGAGTCGGTGCCCCGTCATGGCAAGCCGAATGTGTGATACGATCGAGCCGGGAGACTACCTGGCAACACAAGGGGGTTTTGGTAAGTGCTATAGTAATTAATGCTTGTCTGATAACCATTACCGGGCCTTACCAAATCCCCCCCTTTGCGCTCGGAGGTAATGTCCGACTGGTGGCACTCGGAATCGCCATTTTCAGGGCGACGGGATAGTGGGGTAGTATATGATATTATATGATGTTGTTATTGATTCAAATCGGAACTTCTCCCGGTGCCGCTGGATCTGATTGGATGCCATCGGAGCTTGTTTTCCAAAAGGTCCGAAGGCTGGTCAGATCGAGCACGGCGGTCCCGCTCCGAGTCATAGTATGCGACCGATTTAAAGAATGAAGGTGCATCCGCCAGTAATGCAGATGCTTCGGTTTCAAATGTACGCGGTGCTAGTCAAGGCGTAGAATCccgctgaagatggagcTCGGGCATAGTCCGCTGCCGTCTGTCCTTTGACGCCCGTCATGGGGTGGCTCACAACAATGGCAGCGCCTTTGAGGTCAGGGGACCCGATGGCAGGCTGATGAAGCTCGCCGCTGATGGTGAGCGTGAATGATGGAAACGTGACTTCAATCGGAAAGGACATGGCTCCAACTTAAGCTCGGAATTTCCCGATATAATAGTCGATCTAGAGCGTTGATATCGCGGAGTTTGATATGCTTGAGTGGCATTACAGTATTGTGTTTTTCAACGATTGTATGAGCGGGGACAATCATAATTATGGCTTTTCTAGTCCAAAACATGACTACGAGTCTATCAGCAATAACAAGTGACCAGACGGAATGCAACATAGCCCGAGCATATACTCACTAGAGTAGAAATTTTATTCACTAGGATGCGTCATGGATATAAATTACTTGCGTGCCCTCCTCTCGCCATCCACTTGTAGAAGATGCCAAATAGCTTCGAACAATATTCATTAACCATTACAAACGAAAATACTCAAGTTCAACATGGATCAAGTCTTCGCCCCAGCCCCAGAACCAAAAACCGAGCTTGGGAGATATCGAATCCTCTCTTCTACAGCCGGCATTCGCCTGTCTCCTCTCCAACTAGGAGCGATGTCTATTGGCACTGCGTGGTCCAACCTCATGGGCTCAATGAACAAGGAACAGTCTTTTAAGCTTCTTGATTATTTCTTTGAAGCTGAAGGTAACTTCATTGACACTGCAAATGCCTACTAAGATGACAAGTCCGAAATGTGGCTCGGTGAATGGATGGCGACATGACAAAACCGTGACCAAATAGTTATTGCGACAAAATATTCCACTGATTACAAGTCTTATGCTTATGGAAAAGGGTGGATTTCTAATTTTTGTGGTAACTCGCGACGAAGCATGTATATGAGCGTCCGCGAATTACTCCAAAAACTACAAACCGATTGGATCGACATCCTCCATGTTCATTGGTGGGACTTTACCACTTCTATCAAAGAAATCATGGATAGCTTGCACGTTCTCGTCGAGCAAGGCAAAGTTCTCTACCTAGGCGTATCGGACACTCCCTCGTGGATCGTGAGTGCGGCGAATGAGTATGCTACTGCGTTTGGCAAGACTTCGTTTAGCATCTACTAGGGTCGTTGGAATGTTATGCTACGTGATTTTGAAAGGGAAATCATTGCAATGGTCGTCAATATGGAATTAACTCTCGCGCCATAGGATGTTCTCGGCGGAGGCAGGTTTTAAATGAAGAAGGCTTTAGAAGAGCGGATGGCAAAGGGTGAAATCCTACGTGGCACGTACAGTAATGGCCAGAGTGAGGACGAGAGAAAAATCAGCGAGGCTCTAGAGAAGATTGCCAGCGGACATGGCACTGAGTTCATTACGGCGATTGCCCTCGCCTACGTACGAGCCAAGGCCATTCGGGTGTTTCCCATGGTTGGCGGCCGCAAGATTGAGCATTTGAAAGACAACATTTCGGGCGCTGAGCATCAAGTTATCGCAAGAGCAGGTAGAGTACCTGGAAAGCGTGAAGCCCTTTGAAGTTGGATTCCCCAATAACTTCATCGGGCCTGATCCCCACGTCACGGCCTAGTTCACGGGGCTGGCTGCGGCGAGCGCGGCGCTTGAAATCGAACAATTGCCCAAGCCAACGGGCCTTGCATGAATAGACTACTATCAGATTCAAGCGGAATATTGTTTGGAGACAGACTTATAATGGACATAAAACTGGCAGATTCTGATAATACGCGGCCGTGGACCGTGAGGGCTGTGTTAGTGGCAGAGTTGTATATAGGGGAAAAGGTTTTgagctttttattatacatCCATGTATTTGCAACGACAAAAGTACTATGATGTGAACATCTAAAGTTCCTCATTTGGCTCCATGCCCTGTGTCACAATCATAAACCACTGCAAAACGATAACCACGCTCATCAACACGATCAGCGACAgggaaatgaagatgatcTTCAAGGAAAGAATCACCAGCCCCCACCAATGGGCCCGAGAGAAAGTATGCCATGCATCCGAAATCGTGGCATAATCCCGATCACTTCCAGTATCCGGCTGGACCCGGCCCCCGAAAGAACGGTCAAAGGGAACAATGGTGCTGTCCTCCACAGGGAGAAGAGACGCCTGGATTCGCGTCAAGACCACTTGGCTCGGCACCACAAGAAAGATGGAGCCGACGACGGTGGCAAAAATAACGGCGGCACActtgcagaagaagatggcatcgCCGGCGACCATGTCCAGGCGAAAGCGGTAGGTATTGTCCGGCCCGAAGAAGTGGTGAGAGGGCCAATTGATGTTCATGCTCGAGGCGACCATGTTAGGAAACAGTCCCGTAAACTCCACTGCAGCCCAGTGAAGAGTAGTTGCCAGCCAGGTTGCCCGGAATGTACGCTTAAAGGGGGGATGCGGCTCTCGAACGGTCGGCCGGTTTGAGCGATGACGATGTGCAGCCACAGTGTAGAGAATTGGACtaacaaaagggaaaagaacaATCTTGCGACGATGTGATATTCGTTACTCAAATACCGGCCGTGGTAAGCGATGTAAAGCGTCGTGGGAATCGTTTGCAATAGAGCAAAGGCGAGGCCGCGGCAGTTGGCCAAGACGCCACCGTTTTTCACCAGGAGTCGATAGATggcagatggagacgaggtgTTTGTTCGTCCATGGTCATCATCGGACCGAGAGACGGGTAATGACTCGCTGGATACATCGTTGGGCTCGAGAGAATCGTCTCCAATAGGCTCCTTTTCTAGGCTCTTGTCTTCTATAATGGCAAATACTGGATAGACATTGGGCAAGGTGTAGCGCAACTACATGTAACGATGAGAAAGCAC is a window encoding:
- a CDS encoding uncharacterized protein (EggNog:ENOG41) — encoded protein: MSFPIEVTFPSFTLTISGELHQPAIGSPDLKGAAIVVSHPMTGVKGQTAADYARAPSSAGFYALTSTAYI
- a CDS encoding uncharacterized protein (EggNog:ENOG41), whose product is MYMSVRELLQKLQTDWIDILHVHWWDFTTSIKEIMDSLHVLVEQGKVLYLGVSDTPSWIVSAANEYATAFGKTSFSIY
- a CDS encoding uncharacterized protein (EggNog:ENOG41); protein product: MKKALEERMAKGEILRGTYSNGQSEDERKISEALEKIASGHGTEFITAIALAYVRAKAIRVFPMVGGRKIEHLKDNISGAEHQVIARAGRVPGKREAL
- a CDS encoding uncharacterized protein (EggNog:ENOG41~TransMembrane:2 (o6-28i85-115o)), translating into MVAGDAIFFCKCAAVIFATVVGSIFLVVPSQVVLTRIQASLLPVEDSTIVPFDRSFGGRVQPDTGSDRDYATISDAWHTFSRAHWWGLVILSLKIIFISLSLIVLMSVVIVLQWFMIVTQGMEPNEEL
- a CDS encoding uncharacterized protein (EggNog:ENOG41~TransMembrane:3 (o29-49i118-140o152-174i)); protein product: MASSTAFSSMKWSLYPDDISEHHTFEVPYWARTVLLFDFAIFLPIIVILRYTLPNVYPVFAIIEDKSLEKEPIGDDSLEPNDVSSESLPVSRSDDDHGRTNTSSPSAIYRLLVKNGGVLANCRGLAFALLQTIPTTLYIAYHGRYLSNEYHIVARLFFSLLLVQFSTLWLHIVIAQTGRPFESRIPPLSVHSGQPGWQLLFTGLQWSLRDCFLTWSPRA